The stretch of DNA CCATGTCTCATGTAAAAGTGAGTTTTGAAGCACCGGAATATGCAGCCGATGTAGATGCTGTGGGGACTTTGCGTGTTCTGGAGGCTGTCCGCTTTTTGGATATGGTAGAAAAAACAAAAATCTACCAGGCCTCTACCTCCGAATTATATGGCTTGGTACAAGAAGTCCCGCAATCGGAAAAAACGCCATTTTACCCTCGTTCCCCTTATGCCGTGGCCAAATTGTATGCTTATTGGATCACCGTCAATTATCGCGAGGCATACAATATGTTTGCCTGTAATGGCATTTTATTTAACCACGAGAGTCCGCTTCGAGGAGAGACTTTTGTCACACGAAAAATCACCCGAGCAGTCGCAAAAATTGGTTTAGGCTTGCAGGACAAACTATACCTTGGCAACCTGGATGCTAAACGCGATTGGGGACACGCCAGAGATTATGTAGAAGCGATGTGGCTCATCCTACAGCAAGAAAAACCGGAAGATTTTGTCATTGCTACTGGTGTGACCACCACCGTAAGAGATTTCGTCCGAATGTCTTTCCGCGAAATTGGCATAGAACTTGCTTTCAGGGGTACAGGCGAAGGAGAAATTGGCTTTGTTGTAGAAAGTAATCATCCAGAATACGCCCTTCCCATCGGTAAGGAAGTAGTCGCGGTAGACCCCCGTTATTTCCGGCCAACCGAAGTAGATTTATTAATTGGTGATCCTACCAAATCGAATACCCAGTTGGGCTGGATGCCCAAGTACACTTTAGCCGAACTATGCAGCGAAATGGTTGCATCAGATATAAAGCTTTTCAAAAGAGATCAGGTATTAAAAGATGCTGGTTTTGAAATTAAAAATGAATTTGAGTAATTCCCTTAAATATTGACATAATTCATCTAAAAAATGGAAAAAGACGCCAAAATTTACATCGCAGGACACAATGGAATGGTTGGCTCCGGCTTATTAAGAAAATTAAAAGCGGAAGGTTATACCAACTTTGTGCTGCGATCCTCACAGGAACTAGATTTACGCAATCAACAATTAGTCAACGAGCTCTTTGAAAAAGAAAAACCTGATTATGTTTTTTTAGCGGCTGCTAAAGTTGGGGGTATCTTGGCAAACGATACCTATCGGGCCGAGTTTCTATACGATAACTTGATTATCCAAACCAATGTCATTCATGCTGCCCATGTTAACAAGGTCAAAAAACTAATGTTTTTGGGTTCTTCCTGCATTTATCCAGAATTGGCCCCGCAACCTCTTCGTGAAGATTTCCTTTTGATTGGTCCGTTAGGGCCAACTAACCAGCCCTATGCCATCGCCAAGATTGCCGGGATAAAAATGTGTGATGCCTATCGCGATCAATATGGTAGTAATTTCATTTCCGTCATGCCTACTAATCTATATGGCCCAAATGATAGATACGATCTACAACGTTCGCATGTATTACCAGCCTTGATTCGCAAATTCCACGAAGCCAAACGAGATGGGAAAAAGGAAGTGGTGATCTGGGGAACGGGCAGCCCTCTGCGCGAATTTTTGCATGTCGATGACATGGTGGATGCTTGTTATCATCTGATGCTGCACTATGATGAAGGCGGTTTGGTCAATGTAGGTATGGGAAAAGATATCTCCATCAAAAACCTGGCCTTACTCATCAAAGATATTGTCGGATTTGAAGGTGAACTGGTGCACGATATGACCAAACCTGACGGTACGCCCAGAAAGCTTTTAGATATTGGAAAACTCAAAAGCGCTGGCTGGGAACCAAAGATCAGCCTGAGAGAAGGAATAGCGCAAGTGTACGCCAACCTTGGGGGAGAAGATTGGTATTAAGCGCTTGTCTAAGTTAGGCATGTTGAAAAAATAACTTTACATTTTGGCTCCCCAGAGCCAAGAATAGCTGGCCCAAATACTGGCAATTTATTTATTCACTGGACTTTTGACATTCGCTGTTTTGAAGGCGGAAATCGGAAAGACTCAGGAGCGCAATTTTCCATTTTTCCCACTTTTTACCTACCGGAGGTAGTCCCACTTCTAGCCAGGAAACGGAGAATTTCCCCAAGCGTCAAAAGTCCAATTATTCAGCATGCCTAATTTTACTTTTCCCCATCCTTGATTATCAATAACAAACAGACCAAAGACAAACTCGAAAAAGACTACCAAGACCAGAAAGCCCAACTGGAAGAAGCCATCGAAACCACCAAACTCAACTGGAAACGCGAACAGGAAGAATATACCTACAACCTGAAACTAACCCGCCGCAAAGAGACCGACGAGTACCTGGAAAAGAAAATCAACCAGGAAAAAGAGCTTTCCGAAAAGAAAAAAGCCTTTGAAAAAGAAATGGCCGAACGCGAAAAGGCCATCAGCGTTTTTAGACGTGGAAGCGGCTAATATATTGGTTTGTAGTTGCAAACTACAAACAGCTGGAGTTTTTAGACGTGGAAGCGGCTATAATATTGGTGAATGTTGCGGCGACTTTAGTCGCCTGATATAGAACGTTACGGCGACTTTAGTCGTATGACATAGATATAGTTGTTCAGTCGGCGAATGAATTCGCCGTTACAGTGCAAAGTTCATGATCCTCAATATTTTTAGCTGCCGCGTAAGCATTAAACTGCGTCTTTCATTTCTCCTATTCAGGTTAAAACGTAACACCACTTCAATTTTACCCTGGTTAAAACAATAATTGATTACAATTTTCCCTTGATTAACTGCTTAAATTTCTTTAATTTTGAAGAAATTGACCTATGGAAATCAAGCGAGCTTTATCAGCCGAATTAAGAGCCCATCTGTCTGAAAAGGAAATTACACTCCTGATAGGTCCGCGTCAGGCAGGTAAGACAACACTGTTAAAAGCTTTAGTTCAGGACTTGGAAAAAGAAGGCAGAAAAGCACTTTTTTTCAACCTAGATATTGATACAGATGCTCAGTACTTCAGCTCACAGCATCGACTCTTAGAACGAATTGAGGCTGAGGTAGGTAAAGAACCGGCCTACATTTTTATTGATGAGGTGCAAAGAATAGAGAATGCGGGTCTTTATTTCAAAGGGCTTTATGACCGGATGTTGCCTTACAAATGGATAGCTACGGGTTCAGGAAGTCTCGAATTAAAGGAAAAAATCGCAGAATCTTTGGTAGGAAGAAAGCGTAATTTTTATTTATCCACCGTTTCTATTCAGGAATTTATAGTTTATAAAACAGCCGAAAAGTATGCGAAAAACCTTCCCTTATTATTAAGTAATGACCCTATACTAGAAGATCGTTTACTACGAGAATATTTGACTTTTGGCGGTTATCCAAGAGTCGTTACAGCCTCTACTCATAAAGAAAAACAGCTCATTCTGGCAGAAATTTTTCAAGGGTATATCGAACGGGACATTCAATTGCTACTTCAACTTGAAAAATCTCGAGCATTCACTACGCTGTTGCAACTTATTGCCAACCGAACGGGGCAATTGACCAATTATAATGATTTATCACGTCATACCAATTTATCTTTACCAACTTTGAAAAATTATCTATGGTATAGCGAGAAAACATTTATCACCCAAGCCATTACTCCCTTTTTTCGAAATAAGGAAAAAGAAATTGTGAAATCACCTCAGTATTATTTCTACGATGCCGGTCTACGCAATTTCCTGCTAAATAGAACCAGCTTAAGTGAACACGTTCAAGACTTTGCGCTTTTATTCCAGCAATTAATATTGCAACTATTGACCAATAAATACAAGCATACGGTCGCTTCCATTCATTATTGGCGCACCCAAAACCAGGCAGAAGTCGATTTTGTGGTCAATACTGGCACAGACCTCTTAGCCGTAGAAGTGAAATCAGCTCAACTAAAGGAACCAAAAATCAGTCGCTCACTTCACAGCTTTATTAACCACTATCACCCCTCCGAAGCGTGGGTGGTTAACCGTCAACTTAATACGCATATCCAGCTTAATAAGACCAAGGTTTACTTTCTCCCCTGGTATCAATTGTTAAATGAACAGCAGTAACAGGCATCTCCTCCAATGGAATGAGGGATAAATAAAGGGTACAAGCAGGACGGAAGGGGGTAGAGAGGAAAGACGGGATTGAAAGTTTTTAGACGTGGAAGCGGCTAATATATTGGTTTGTAGTTACAAACTACAAACAGCTGGGGGGTCGTCAACGAGCTACATCAAATTCAATGGCAATTTCAATTTCAATGGCGATTGTGCCGCTGGGGCTTGCCCCAACCCTCCAATACCTCTTAAACTCCAATACCTCCCCGTCCCCCCAAAAAAAAAAACCGCCAGCCAACCCTCCAATACCTCTCCACCTCCAATACCTCCACGTCCCCAAAAAAAAACCGTCCCCAAAAAAAACCAAGCCCCCCCCCAAAAACCGCAACCATCCCCCCAAAATTCCGTTAAGTCCAATAAACATAAACTTCAAAACACCACCATGCAAAACACCTACGTAGCCATCATGGCCGGCGGCGTTGGCTCCCGGTTCTGGCCCGCTAGCCGCGAAGAACGCCCCAAGCAATTCCTCGATATCCTGGGCGTCGGCAAATCCCTACTGCGCCTAACCTTCGAACGATTCCTCGAACTCTGCCCCGCAGAAAACATCTTTATCGTCACCAATGAAAGCTATAAAACACTGGTCAAAACGCACCTGCCCGAGATCAGCGACAACCAAATCCTCTGCGAGCCCTCCCGGAATAATACGGCGCCATGCATCGCCTACACCGCCTTCAAGCTGCAAGCCCTCAACCCCAATGCCAACCTGGTGGTCGCACCATCCGACCATATCATACTTCAAGAAAAGAAATTTGTCGATATCCTACGGCATGCCTTGGCCTTCACTGCCCAAAACGATGCCCTCCTCACCCTCGGCATAGAACCCTCCCGCCCCGACACTGGCTACGGCTACATCAACTATACCGCCACCCCTGTCGAATCCAATATTCACCCCGTCAAGCGCTTCACGGAAAAGCCACCGCTAGAGACAGCGAAAGCATTCCTCGCCAGTGGCGACTACCTCTGGAATGCCGGCATTTTTATCTGGCGCACCGAAAGCCTGCTCCAGGCCTTTCAGCAGTATGCACCGGCCATCCACGAGATATTAGGCGCCAATTTGGCTTGCTACAACACCCCTGCCGAGCAAGCTTTCATCAACGAATACTACCCCACCACACCCAAAATATCTGTCGACTTCGCCATCATGGAAAAAGCCGACAATGTCTACACCATCCCCTCCAGCTTCGGCTGGTCGGACCTCGGCACCTGGGGCTCCCTCCACGTCGAATCGAACCAGGATGAACAAGGTAATGCCCGCAGCGGCGCCAAAGTCATCTTAGAAGACACCCACAACTCCCTCATCCGCATTAGCCCCGACAAACTGGCTGTCATCGGCGGCCTAGATGATTTCATCGTCGTGGACGAAGGAGATGTCCTCCTCATCTACCCCAAAAGCAGGGAACAGGAAATCAAAAAACTGACACAAGAGGTGAGGGAGAGGTATGGAGAGGGGTTCCTCTAGCCTAGCTTTTTTGGACGTAGTTTTTTTGGATGTGGAAGTATAAGAGAAATTGCAACAACTGCAGCAGGTTCTTTTGTAGGTGATATTAAGTATTGATGTTAGCCAGTCGGCCTTATTCATTTTAGTGGAGAGGTAGCCCAAAATCCGTTAAAAACGAAACACTGTTTGAGCTTTTTCTATTCCAAACCTGAAAAACGGCTACCCCGTAATCCCTGCAACATTAGTGGAAAACCCACCGCAAAAGCGAGTTTGTTTAGTTTAGGATTTTGGGTTGCCTCGCAGCGTTAAAAAATGAATACAGCCTAGATTTTTTGGTCCTTTTTCATCATGGAAAAAGGACAACATAAAATATGAACACGATAAGTCATCTCTTGCTTATCCTACGTCCCAAAAAAAACCATGCCCCAAAAGCCCCCCTTCTTTCCACCTTCCCAATAATTCCCTATCTTTACCCCGATTTACCCTTACTACCCTTTCCCTTCCGGTCAAACAAGCCGGCGACATCACTGAATACACTAAGTCGTATTTGCATAAAAGCAAACATTAACCCGTTTTACCTAATGGGTATGATAATTGAATAGAAAAACAAATATATCCCAACTATAAAAATTCCAATGATCAAAACCAAGCAAAAAGGTCAGCACAAAAACACCAGAAAAACCATCGCCATCGTCGCCAACAGCAGTTGGAACATTTACAACTTCCGCCTGAACCTCATCCGGCAACTCCGCCAGGAAGGTTTCCATGTCATCGTCATTGCCCCAATTGACGAATACATTCACTACCTAAACGATAGCAAGCTAGTCAAACATATCCCCCTAAAACACCTTACACCCCATAGCAAAAACCCACTCAAAGACTTCCGGCTTAGCCTCGAACTATACCGAATCTATCGCCGTTACCAACCAGATCTAATCCTGCATTACACCATAAAGCCCAACATCTATGGCAGCCTCGCCGCCAGGTGGGCCAATATCCCATCGATCGCCACCATTACCGGCCTCGGTTATACCTTTTTAAAGAAAAACTGGATCAATCAATTGGTAAGCCGATTGTATAAAATTGCCTTTCAAAAAGTCTCAAAAGTGGTCTTCCACAATCAGGACGACCTGGATCATTTTGTCAACACAGGCCTCACCCTTGCCCAAAAATGCCAGGTAATCCCAGGCTCAGGTGTCAATACCAATCACTTCCGTCCTTTACCCAAACCAGAAACGGGAAAATTCATCTTTCTCTTCATTGGTCGCCTCCTACACGACAAAGGCATCCTGGAACTGGTAGAAGCCGCCAAAGCCTTAAAACAATTGACCCAACGATCGGAATGCTGGATATTGGGCGAACTAGCACCACAAAACCCCGCTGCCATCCCCAAAGCACAAGTATTGGAATGGATGGAAAAGAAGTATATCCGTTATTTTGGTAAAGTCAGAGATGTCCGAGCCTACATCAAACAAGCAGATGTCATTGTGTTGCCTTCCTACCAGGAAGGGATGCCCCGCGCCATCCTGGAAGCCATGGCCATGGGCAAACCGATTATTACGACCAATGTGGCAGGTTGCCGCGACACCGTTGAGCATAACCAAAATGGTTACCTCGTCCCGCCCCGGCAAGTCGCCCCTTTGATTGACGCCATGCTTAAGATATACCAATATGCAGCTGAGGACCTGGAAACACTTGGCTCAGCCAGCAGAGCATTCGTCTTCGAAAAATTCAGCGATAATAGTGTAAATGCTTCTTACTTAGGGCTAATCCATGCTTTGCTTTCTCTTCCTATTTCATTAGAAACTTCTGATACCCTAACAAAGCTCCAAATATGACCGACTCCCCCTAAACTCCGTGTCCTTAGTGTACTTAGTGGTAAAATAATCCACTCTTAGCCCTTTCCTTATTATCACAACAA from Saprospiraceae bacterium encodes:
- the gmd gene encoding GDP-mannose 4,6-dehydratase, whose translation is MKKALITGITGQDGAYLSEFLLKKGYEVHGIKRRASLFNTSRIDHLYQDPHEEKIRFKLHYGDLTDSTNIIRIIREVEPDEIYNLGAMSHVKVSFEAPEYAADVDAVGTLRVLEAVRFLDMVEKTKIYQASTSELYGLVQEVPQSEKTPFYPRSPYAVAKLYAYWITVNYREAYNMFACNGILFNHESPLRGETFVTRKITRAVAKIGLGLQDKLYLGNLDAKRDWGHARDYVEAMWLILQQEKPEDFVIATGVTTTVRDFVRMSFREIGIELAFRGTGEGEIGFVVESNHPEYALPIGKEVVAVDPRYFRPTEVDLLIGDPTKSNTQLGWMPKYTLAELCSEMVASDIKLFKRDQVLKDAGFEIKNEFE
- a CDS encoding GDP-L-fucose synthase codes for the protein MEKDAKIYIAGHNGMVGSGLLRKLKAEGYTNFVLRSSQELDLRNQQLVNELFEKEKPDYVFLAAAKVGGILANDTYRAEFLYDNLIIQTNVIHAAHVNKVKKLMFLGSSCIYPELAPQPLREDFLLIGPLGPTNQPYAIAKIAGIKMCDAYRDQYGSNFISVMPTNLYGPNDRYDLQRSHVLPALIRKFHEAKRDGKKEVVIWGTGSPLREFLHVDDMVDACYHLMLHYDEGGLVNVGMGKDISIKNLALLIKDIVGFEGELVHDMTKPDGTPRKLLDIGKLKSAGWEPKISLREGIAQVYANLGGEDWY
- a CDS encoding ATP-binding protein; this encodes MEIKRALSAELRAHLSEKEITLLIGPRQAGKTTLLKALVQDLEKEGRKALFFNLDIDTDAQYFSSQHRLLERIEAEVGKEPAYIFIDEVQRIENAGLYFKGLYDRMLPYKWIATGSGSLELKEKIAESLVGRKRNFYLSTVSIQEFIVYKTAEKYAKNLPLLLSNDPILEDRLLREYLTFGGYPRVVTASTHKEKQLILAEIFQGYIERDIQLLLQLEKSRAFTTLLQLIANRTGQLTNYNDLSRHTNLSLPTLKNYLWYSEKTFITQAITPFFRNKEKEIVKSPQYYFYDAGLRNFLLNRTSLSEHVQDFALLFQQLILQLLTNKYKHTVASIHYWRTQNQAEVDFVVNTGTDLLAVEVKSAQLKEPKISRSLHSFINHYHPSEAWVVNRQLNTHIQLNKTKVYFLPWYQLLNEQQ
- a CDS encoding mannose-1-phosphate guanylyltransferase → MEAANILVCSYKLQTAGGSSTSYIKFNGNFNFNGDCAAGACPNPPIPLKLQYLPVPPKKKTASQPSNTSPPPIPPRPQKKTVPKKNQAPPQKPQPSPQNSVKSNKHKLQNTTMQNTYVAIMAGGVGSRFWPASREERPKQFLDILGVGKSLLRLTFERFLELCPAENIFIVTNESYKTLVKTHLPEISDNQILCEPSRNNTAPCIAYTAFKLQALNPNANLVVAPSDHIILQEKKFVDILRHALAFTAQNDALLTLGIEPSRPDTGYGYINYTATPVESNIHPVKRFTEKPPLETAKAFLASGDYLWNAGIFIWRTESLLQAFQQYAPAIHEILGANLACYNTPAEQAFINEYYPTTPKISVDFAIMEKADNVYTIPSSFGWSDLGTWGSLHVESNQDEQGNARSGAKVILEDTHNSLIRISPDKLAVIGGLDDFIVVDEGDVLLIYPKSREQEIKKLTQEVRERYGEGFL
- a CDS encoding glycosyltransferase family 4 protein; protein product: MIKTKQKGQHKNTRKTIAIVANSSWNIYNFRLNLIRQLRQEGFHVIVIAPIDEYIHYLNDSKLVKHIPLKHLTPHSKNPLKDFRLSLELYRIYRRYQPDLILHYTIKPNIYGSLAARWANIPSIATITGLGYTFLKKNWINQLVSRLYKIAFQKVSKVVFHNQDDLDHFVNTGLTLAQKCQVIPGSGVNTNHFRPLPKPETGKFIFLFIGRLLHDKGILELVEAAKALKQLTQRSECWILGELAPQNPAAIPKAQVLEWMEKKYIRYFGKVRDVRAYIKQADVIVLPSYQEGMPRAILEAMAMGKPIITTNVAGCRDTVEHNQNGYLVPPRQVAPLIDAMLKIYQYAAEDLETLGSASRAFVFEKFSDNSVNASYLGLIHALLSLPISLETSDTLTKLQI